The following are from one region of the Ignavibacteriota bacterium genome:
- a CDS encoding L,D-transpeptidase, translated as MKLGPVNASDYLNKEVLKNIIYLTLAIVLFFGGILVYGIILNLREVPLSEAMLKVGFTEIKNPKLVIDRHNYTLGLYEDSVLIKNYRVSLGKSLQLPKTRADDKATPVGIYKICKIFTNHKYHKFFQINYPNLEDGANALRRGWISQKEFNEIKFQFYYEGCTKFHYLLGGNIGIHGIGELNYIFKNLPFVFNWTNGSIAMSDENIDEIYSVIKEGTEVVIK; from the coding sequence ATAAAGTTAGGTCCGGTGAATGCCTCAGACTATCTTAATAAAGAAGTACTGAAAAATATCATCTATCTGACTTTGGCTATCGTGTTGTTTTTCGGTGGTATTCTCGTCTATGGTATCATTTTAAATCTTCGTGAAGTTCCGCTCTCAGAAGCAATGCTCAAGGTAGGTTTTACTGAGATTAAAAATCCAAAGTTAGTTATCGACAGGCATAATTATACACTTGGCTTATATGAGGATAGCGTTCTGATTAAAAATTATCGTGTAAGTTTGGGAAAATCACTTCAGCTACCCAAAACCAGAGCAGATGATAAAGCCACACCGGTTGGAATTTATAAAATTTGTAAGATTTTTACCAACCACAAATACCATAAATTTTTTCAGATTAATTATCCCAATCTTGAAGACGGTGCAAATGCTTTAAGAAGAGGATGGATTTCACAAAAGGAATTCAATGAAATCAAGTTTCAATTTTATTATGAAGGCTGCACAAAATTTCACTATTTGTTAGGTGGTAATATTGGAATTCATGGTATTGGTGAATTAAATTATATTTTTAAAAATCTTCCATTCGTTTTCAACTGGACTAATGGTTCCATAGCGATGAGTGATGAAAACATTGACGAAATTTATTCAGTAATAAAGGAAGGAACTGAAGTTGTTATTAAATAA
- the rplM gene encoding 50S ribosomal protein L13: MTRFIKTEDADHKWYLVDAKDQILGRLASRVASVIRGKTKPIFTPNMDTGDFVIVINADKVKMTGKREELKKYIWHSMYPGGQKIRSYEEMKSKKPEYVIQEAVRGMLPKNRLGKSLITKLKVYAGSEHPHKAQKPELLSTSEK; this comes from the coding sequence ATGACAAGGTTCATTAAGACTGAGGATGCCGACCATAAATGGTACCTCGTCGATGCTAAGGACCAGATTTTGGGAAGGCTTGCTTCCAGGGTTGCATCGGTAATAAGAGGAAAAACGAAACCAATTTTCACTCCGAATATGGATACTGGTGATTTTGTAATAGTGATTAATGCTGACAAAGTTAAAATGACCGGCAAACGAGAAGAGTTGAAAAAATATATCTGGCATAGTATGTATCCGGGCGGACAGAAGATCAGATCATACGAAGAAATGAAAAGCAAAAAACCTGAGTATGTAATTCAGGAAGCAGTGAGAGGTATGCTTCCGAAAAACAGATTAGGGAAAAGTCTGATTACCAAGTTAAAAGTTTATGCAGGATCAGAACACCCGCACAAAGCTCAGAAACCAGAATTATTAAGTACATCGGAGAAATAA
- a CDS encoding UMP kinase has translation MSLKYKRILLKLSGESLMGSQDFGIDNNVLEFFSEEIEKAYKTGVELGIVIGGGNIYRGLSAASQGIDRATGDQMGMLATVINSLALQNAIEKRGIYTRLMSAISMEAIAEPYIRRRAIRHLEKKRIVIFGAGTGHPYFSTDTAASLRAVEIKADVIIKGTRVDGVFDSDPEKNPDALKFENISYLDVLKKNLRIMDLTAVSLCQENDLPMIVFNMDVPDNLLKLVSGEDIGTLINSGEKIPKEIK, from the coding sequence ATGAGCTTAAAGTACAAACGAATTTTACTCAAACTTAGCGGCGAATCCTTAATGGGTTCACAGGATTTTGGCATTGATAATAATGTGCTTGAATTTTTTTCTGAAGAAATAGAGAAAGCATATAAAACAGGTGTTGAGCTTGGAATTGTAATCGGTGGTGGTAATATCTATCGTGGTCTTAGTGCGGCTTCACAGGGAATTGACAGAGCAACAGGTGATCAAATGGGAATGCTGGCTACTGTGATTAATTCGCTTGCTCTTCAAAATGCAATCGAGAAAAGAGGAATCTATACACGACTTATGAGCGCGATAAGTATGGAAGCAATCGCAGAACCTTATATAAGACGAAGAGCAATAAGACATCTTGAGAAAAAAAGAATTGTGATTTTCGGTGCGGGTACAGGTCATCCGTATTTTAGTACTGATACTGCAGCCTCACTTCGTGCCGTTGAAATAAAAGCCGATGTAATAATCAAAGGGACCAGGGTAGATGGTGTGTTCGACAGTGACCCGGAAAAAAATCCTGATGCTTTAAAATTTGAAAACATTTCGTATCTGGATGTTCTTAAAAAGAATCTTCGTATAATGGATTTAACAGCAGTAAGTCTTTGCCAGGAAAATGATTTGCCAATGATTGTGTTCAATATGGATGTTCCCGATAACTTACTGAAACTTGTTTCCGGGGAAGATATTGGTACTCTGATTAATAGTGGAGAAAAAATACCTAAAGAAATTAAATAA
- a CDS encoding tetratricopeptide repeat protein — translation MALTVINTSDSSVRVYNQSKYYCIRGTRLADIGRLNDALTNFNKAIETNPQNHIAYFNRATIKIDIGDFIGAREDFERFDSIVKR, via the coding sequence ATGGCACTAACAGTTATCAATACCTCAGATTCATCAGTAAGAGTTTATAACCAATCAAAATACTATTGCATCAGGGGAACCCGATTAGCAGATATAGGTCGTCTGAACGACGCACTGACGAATTTTAATAAAGCAATAGAAACAAATCCACAAAATCATATAGCATATTTTAACAGAGCAACAATCAAAATAGATATCGGGGATTTCATTGGTGCGAGAGAAGATTTCGAAAGATTTGATTCTATTGTAAAGCGTTGA
- a CDS encoding elongation factor Ts: MAITAAQVNDLRQRTGAGMMDCKRALEEANGDIQKAIEILRKKGASVAAKRAEKSANEGLVVIKVSDDKKSATILEINCETDFVAKSEDFVNLAKFVLDAAHKYKPKNVPELMNHAEVQDKINEMLGKVGEKIEISRFNIIESASGLLVDYIHMGSKLGVLIKFEDVNSGADELYAIGKDMAMQVAAMNPISVKREDVPKIVIDKEIEIYKELAKKEGKPEQMLEKIAMGRLNKFYQENVLLEQAFIKDNSKTVGDLLKEFNSKHGSSAKVSRFDRFHLGDEKK, translated from the coding sequence ATGGCAATTACTGCTGCACAAGTAAATGATTTAAGACAACGAACCGGCGCCGGTATGATGGATTGTAAACGTGCGCTTGAAGAAGCAAATGGAGATATTCAAAAAGCAATTGAAATATTAAGAAAGAAAGGTGCATCCGTTGCTGCAAAGAGAGCTGAAAAATCTGCGAATGAAGGATTAGTTGTAATTAAAGTTTCTGATGATAAAAAATCGGCAACAATTCTTGAGATTAATTGTGAAACTGATTTCGTTGCTAAGAGTGAGGATTTTGTCAATCTCGCAAAATTTGTACTCGATGCTGCTCATAAATACAAACCTAAAAATGTACCCGAATTAATGAATCATGCTGAAGTGCAGGATAAAATTAATGAAATGCTTGGAAAGGTTGGAGAGAAGATAGAAATTTCTCGTTTCAACATTATCGAATCTGCAAGCGGATTGCTCGTTGATTATATTCATATGGGATCCAAGCTCGGAGTTCTGATAAAATTTGAGGATGTAAATTCAGGTGCTGATGAACTTTATGCAATTGGAAAAGATATGGCAATGCAAGTTGCAGCTATGAATCCAATTAGTGTGAAAAGAGAAGATGTACCGAAAATTGTAATAGATAAGGAAATCGAAATTTATAAAGAGCTTGCAAAGAAGGAAGGTAAACCTGAGCAAATGCTTGAGAAAATTGCAATGGGAAGACTTAATAAATTCTATCAGGAAAATGTACTTCTTGAACAGGCATTCATAAAGGATAATTCAAAAACTGTTGGAGATTTATTAAAAGAATTTAACTCAAAGCACGGATCGTCTGCGAAAGTTTCCCGGTTCGATCGCTTTCATCTCGGCGATGAGAAAAAGTAA
- a CDS encoding deoxyhypusine synthase, with protein sequence MAQKKDFLKEVIEHIDIKKHNVVPLVNAMENMAFTARDLNRAAQIYDMMIKDKNCGIILTLAGSLFSAGLKKVVYDMIMNNMVDAIVSTGAIIVDQDFFEALGFKHYKGTKWVDDNQMRDLHIDRIYDTFIDEDELRICDDTCGKIFDGMEPKPYSSREFLWEFGKYLENNGGPKVDDSVIWAAYKKNVPIFVPAFSDCSAGFGFVVHQTQNPDNHVSVDSAKDFVELTKIKLASKETGIFMIGGGVPKNFTQDIVVAADILQEDATMHKYAVQITVADERDGALSGSTLKEASSWGKVETTYEQMVYSEATVAMPLVVGYAYHKGNWKDRKAKEFQKLFAKAGITV encoded by the coding sequence ATGGCTCAGAAAAAAGATTTTCTTAAAGAAGTAATTGAACATATTGATATTAAAAAGCACAATGTTGTTCCGCTTGTTAATGCGATGGAGAATATGGCTTTTACTGCTCGCGATCTGAATCGAGCCGCACAAATCTATGACATGATGATTAAAGATAAAAACTGCGGAATCATTCTAACACTTGCAGGAAGTTTGTTTAGTGCAGGTTTGAAAAAAGTTGTTTATGATATGATAATGAATAATATGGTTGATGCGATTGTTTCAACTGGCGCAATTATAGTTGACCAGGATTTCTTTGAAGCACTCGGTTTCAAACATTACAAAGGAACAAAATGGGTTGATGATAATCAGATGAGAGATCTGCACATTGATAGAATTTACGATACTTTCATTGACGAAGACGAACTGAGAATTTGTGATGATACCTGTGGAAAAATATTTGATGGTATGGAACCAAAACCCTATTCATCAAGAGAATTCTTATGGGAGTTTGGTAAATATCTGGAAAATAACGGCGGACCAAAAGTAGATGACTCAGTAATCTGGGCAGCTTACAAAAAAAATGTACCAATTTTTGTTCCTGCATTTTCTGATTGCTCAGCAGGATTCGGATTTGTCGTTCACCAAACACAAAACCCTGATAACCATGTTTCTGTTGACTCAGCAAAAGATTTTGTTGAGCTAACAAAAATAAAATTAGCCAGTAAAGAAACAGGAATATTTATGATCGGCGGAGGTGTTCCTAAAAACTTTACACAGGATATTGTTGTAGCAGCAGATATTCTTCAGGAAGATGCAACGATGCACAAGTACGCTGTTCAAATAACAGTCGCTGATGAACGTGATGGTGCACTTTCCGGTTCAACACTTAAAGAAGCAAGCTCGTGGGGAAAGGTTGAAACAACTTACGAGCAGATGGTTTACTCCGAAGCTACAGTAGCAATGCCGTTGGTTGTTGGTTATGCCTATCACAAAGGAAACTGGAAGGATAGAAAAGCAAAAGAGTTTCAGAAGTTATTTGCGAAAGCTGGTATAACAGTCTAA
- the rpsI gene encoding 30S ribosomal protein S9, which yields MVDRIFIGRRKTSVARIILKNGNGKITVNGKEFEKAFPLLVSREDITKPFDLTETKGKYDVYVNVKGGGSTGQAQAIRLGISRALIDTNPEFRQALKIEGLLTRDPRMVERKKYGQPKARKRFQFSKR from the coding sequence ATGGTTGATAGAATTTTTATAGGAAGAAGAAAAACATCTGTAGCAAGAATTATACTGAAAAACGGTAATGGTAAAATAACTGTTAATGGAAAGGAATTTGAAAAAGCTTTTCCATTACTTGTGAGTCGTGAAGACATAACAAAGCCATTTGATTTAACTGAAACAAAAGGAAAGTATGATGTATATGTTAATGTGAAGGGCGGCGGTTCAACTGGTCAGGCACAAGCAATCAGATTGGGAATCTCAAGAGCTTTGATAGATACAAATCCTGAATTCAGACAAGCTTTAAAAATAGAAGGACTCTTGACAAGAGATCCCAGAATGGTTGAAAGAAAGAAATACGGTCAGCCGAAAGCAAGAAAAAGATTTCAATTTTCTAAAAGATAA
- the frr gene encoding ribosome recycling factor, producing MHQQIKEANSRMDKTLETLRSELAKVRTGKATTVLLDSIKVDYYGNMVPLNQVGNVSVLDAHTLSITPWEKQMVQIIDKAILEANLGLNPISDGTNLKIPIPPLNEERRKDLVKLVKKFGEDSKVAIRNIRRDANDHLKKEQKDKKMTEDQLHDAEKEMQKITDDHIKLIDDTLKHKEKEIMEV from the coding sequence ATGCATCAGCAAATAAAAGAAGCCAATAGCAGAATGGATAAAACACTTGAGACTTTAAGAAGTGAACTCGCTAAAGTGAGAACTGGAAAAGCTACAACAGTTCTGCTTGATAGTATCAAAGTTGATTATTATGGAAATATGGTTCCATTAAACCAGGTTGGTAATGTTTCAGTGCTTGATGCTCACACTCTCTCCATTACTCCCTGGGAAAAACAAATGGTTCAGATAATTGACAAAGCAATTCTTGAAGCAAATCTTGGACTAAATCCCATTAGTGACGGAACAAATCTTAAAATTCCAATTCCACCTTTAAATGAAGAAAGAAGGAAAGACCTGGTAAAACTTGTGAAAAAATTTGGTGAGGATAGTAAAGTTGCTATCAGGAATATTCGTCGTGATGCAAACGATCATTTAAAGAAGGAACAAAAAGATAAAAAGATGACTGAAGATCAGCTTCACGATGCAGAAAAAGAAATGCAAAAAATAACAGATGATCATATAAAACTTATTGACGATACACTTAAACACAAAGAAAAAGAAATTATGGAAGTTTAA
- a CDS encoding T9SS type A sorting domain-containing protein, which yields MKIKILIIVLAITHYSFSQTIYEVTPGTKGNEITLTVANISETDAANNVEVILTKKSSALSFNKETETIAIIEAKTEAKASFTFDVNRDAPINKKDTIEFMITDAIGLIITKQFIFSYVGPKEFKLEQNFPNPFNPTTTIQYQIPASPNPSKGGAFVSLKVYDILGSEVVTLVNAEQQPGYYEVEFNASHLASGMYVYRLKAGEYISTKKMLMIK from the coding sequence ATGAAAATAAAAATTTTAATTATAGTATTAGCAATAACACATTATTCATTTTCACAAACCATTTACGAAGTAACACCCGGAACAAAAGGCAACGAGATAACATTGACAGTTGCAAATATTTCAGAAACGGATGCAGCAAATAATGTGGAAGTAATTCTCACCAAGAAATCATCGGCGCTAAGCTTCAACAAAGAAACAGAGACGATAGCGATTATTGAGGCAAAGACGGAGGCAAAGGCATCATTTACGTTTGATGTTAACAGGGATGCACCAATAAATAAAAAAGATACAATTGAGTTTATGATAACGGATGCAATCGGATTGATAATAACAAAGCAATTCATCTTCAGTTATGTTGGTCCAAAAGAATTCAAACTTGAGCAGAACTTTCCAAATCCATTTAATCCAACAACAACGATACAGTATCAAATACCGGCCTCCCCAAACCCCTCCAAAGGAGGGGCTTTTGTATCATTAAAAGTCTACGATATACTTGGCAGTGAAGTTGTAACATTAGTAAATGCAGAACAGCAGCCGGGATATTATGAAGTTGAATTTAATGCTTCTCATTTAGCGAGTGGAATGTATGTTTACAGATTGAAGGCAGGAGAATACATTTCTACAAAGAAGATGTTGATGATTAAATGA
- a CDS encoding response regulator transcription factor — translation MKILVVEDEIKVANFLKKGLEQEYHSVDVANDGKYGLELSLTEEYDLVILDIMLPLIDGITVLRELRKQKVEIPILMLTAKGTTEDKVSGLDSGADDYLPKPFAFEELLARVRALLRRKDKNKSIEITAEDLILNTQSHKVLRGGKEIILTPKEYAILEYLLRNKNHVVSRMKLTEHVYEYQFDPDTNVIDVYINKLRNKIDKDFDISLLITVRGVGYMIKENK, via the coding sequence ATGAAAATTTTAGTGGTTGAAGACGAAATAAAGGTCGCGAACTTTCTTAAGAAGGGATTGGAACAGGAATACCATTCGGTTGATGTAGCCAATGATGGAAAATATGGTTTGGAATTATCTCTTACTGAAGAATATGATCTGGTAATTCTTGATATTATGCTTCCTTTGATCGATGGGATTACAGTTCTGCGTGAATTGCGTAAACAAAAAGTTGAGATACCAATCTTAATGTTAACAGCAAAGGGAACTACTGAAGACAAAGTTTCAGGACTTGACTCCGGTGCGGATGATTATTTACCAAAACCCTTTGCCTTTGAAGAATTACTTGCAAGAGTCAGAGCTTTACTGAGAAGAAAAGATAAAAATAAATCAATCGAGATAACAGCAGAAGATCTGATACTAAATACACAAAGTCACAAGGTTTTAAGAGGTGGAAAAGAAATTATTTTAACACCAAAAGAGTATGCAATTCTTGAATATCTGTTGAGAAATAAAAATCATGTCGTTTCAAGAATGAAACTAACTGAACACGTTTATGAATATCAGTTTGATCCTGATACAAACGTTATTGATGTATATATAAATAAGCTTCGGAATAAAATTGATAAGGATTTTGATATTTCTCTGCTTATTACAGTCAGAGGAGTTGGTTATATGATAAAGGAAAACAAGTAA
- a CDS encoding NAD-dependent epimerase/dehydratase family protein translates to MKILITGGSGFLGINLIRFLYSKGHQIKSLDLVDFDYPDMQDKIEAITGDIRNSADVEKAVEGIDIVIHCAAALPLYTPEEIFSTDIDGTRTMLEAAEKLKVDRFIHISSTAVYGIPDHHPLYETDKLDGVGPYGKAKIQAEEECIKFRTKGMCVPIIRPKSFIGPERLGVFDLLYDWAKDGHGFPMIGNGRNRYQLLDVEDLCESIYICCTLDKDKVNDTFNIGAKEFTTMKEDYQAVLDFAGHGKKIKGLPEKPIILTLRILEAMKLSPLYKWVYETASKDSFVSIEKAEKVLGFKPKYSNKDALIRNYKWYLEHHEEFKNKSGISHRVPWKQGILKVAKVFF, encoded by the coding sequence ATGAAAATACTTATTACCGGCGGCTCGGGCTTTTTAGGAATAAATTTAATACGCTTTCTTTATTCAAAAGGACATCAAATTAAATCTCTAGATCTGGTTGATTTTGATTATCCGGATATGCAGGATAAAATTGAAGCTATCACTGGAGATATCAGAAATAGCGCAGATGTTGAAAAAGCCGTCGAAGGAATTGACATAGTAATTCATTGTGCTGCAGCACTTCCGCTCTATACACCTGAAGAAATTTTTTCTACTGATATAGATGGCACAAGAACGATGCTTGAAGCTGCAGAGAAGTTGAAAGTTGATCGATTCATTCATATTTCTTCAACTGCTGTATATGGGATTCCTGATCATCATCCTCTTTATGAAACTGATAAATTAGATGGCGTTGGTCCATACGGAAAAGCAAAAATTCAAGCTGAAGAAGAATGCATTAAATTCCGGACAAAAGGAATGTGCGTGCCAATTATCCGACCAAAATCATTTATCGGTCCCGAAAGATTGGGTGTATTTGATTTGTTATATGATTGGGCAAAAGATGGTCACGGTTTTCCAATGATTGGAAATGGAAGAAATCGTTACCAGTTATTGGATGTAGAAGATCTTTGTGAATCGATTTATATTTGTTGCACTCTCGACAAAGATAAAGTTAATGATACATTTAATATTGGTGCAAAAGAATTCACAACTATGAAAGAAGATTACCAGGCTGTTCTTGATTTTGCAGGTCACGGAAAAAAAATAAAGGGACTTCCTGAAAAGCCAATTATATTAACACTCAGAATTCTCGAAGCAATGAAACTTTCACCGCTTTATAAATGGGTTTATGAAACAGCATCGAAAGATTCTTTTGTTTCAATTGAAAAGGCAGAAAAAGTTTTGGGATTCAAACCAAAGTATTCAAATAAGGATGCATTAATTAGAAATTATAAATGGTATCTTGAACATCACGAAGAATTTAAAAACAAATCCGGAATCTCACACAGAGTTCCATGGAAACAAGGTATTCTTAAAGTCGCAAAAGTATTTTTTTAG
- a CDS encoding GHKL domain-containing protein — MFRRIKLFIKSTRFKSTIWYSAIFLGLEIVLGLTIYFYLRNSLYNQLDVSLTKQCTLIYHFVSEKNVELYDFIPDSIYSSPDELVYDLAFEAIALNPNNTFIQVKYKDKIIFQTENLLEFNKILTDSSSSEHSIKTFNDIKLSPHTIRASVLNKNNYQIITAFPVVLISNALDSLTDLFITIAPIFLVISIVGGATISFKSLSRIDSIINRTKYITTQNLNDKIAGEEFDDEYGRLAKTMNEMITRIKKSIDYMNQFSVSAAHELKTPLTILRGEIELAQRSKLTPEDYKEILQSNLDETLRLINIVDKLFFISKTDHALIRITKEKTNLNSFIINAIASTSKLTEEKNIDVKYDIAESSHTEIDIDVALMNQVMYNLIENAIKFSNGNGEVIIRSGKTKLNKIFISVSNYGEYIPPEYYSKIFERFFRLESSHNRKTGGTGLGLSVVKSIVEMHGGEIEVESSPNGLTAFTIIL; from the coding sequence ATGTTCAGACGAATAAAACTGTTCATCAAGTCAACAAGATTTAAATCTACAATATGGTATTCAGCTATATTTTTAGGACTGGAAATAGTTCTGGGATTAACAATTTATTTTTACCTGCGTAATAGTCTCTACAATCAACTTGATGTTTCGTTGACAAAGCAATGCACACTCATTTATCATTTTGTTAGTGAAAAAAATGTTGAACTTTACGATTTCATTCCTGATTCAATTTATTCATCACCTGATGAACTTGTTTATGATCTCGCATTTGAAGCCATTGCATTAAACCCAAATAATACTTTTATTCAGGTAAAGTATAAAGATAAAATTATATTTCAGACCGAAAATCTCCTCGAGTTCAATAAAATATTAACCGATAGCTCATCCAGTGAACACTCAATAAAAACTTTTAATGATATAAAACTATCACCTCACACAATCCGTGCGTCGGTTCTCAACAAAAACAATTACCAGATAATTACTGCTTTCCCAGTTGTACTAATCAGCAATGCGCTGGATAGTTTAACTGATTTATTCATAACAATAGCACCAATATTTCTCGTAATCTCGATAGTAGGAGGCGCAACTATTTCTTTTAAATCACTTTCAAGAATTGATTCAATAATAAACAGAACAAAGTATATCACCACTCAAAATCTGAATGATAAAATTGCTGGTGAAGAATTTGATGATGAATATGGGCGTCTTGCCAAAACGATGAATGAAATGATCACGAGAATTAAGAAATCAATTGATTATATGAACCAATTTTCAGTTTCAGCAGCTCACGAGCTTAAAACACCATTAACAATTCTACGGGGTGAAATAGAACTTGCACAAAGATCAAAATTAACACCTGAAGACTATAAAGAAATCCTTCAGAGCAATCTTGATGAAACTTTACGATTGATAAATATTGTTGATAAGCTTTTCTTCATATCAAAAACAGATCATGCATTAATCAGGATCACTAAGGAAAAGACAAACCTGAACAGTTTCATTATTAATGCGATAGCTTCAACAAGTAAATTAACGGAAGAAAAAAATATTGATGTAAAATATGATATCGCAGAAAGCAGCCATACCGAAATTGACATTGATGTTGCATTGATGAACCAAGTTATGTACAACCTGATTGAGAATGCTATAAAATTTAGCAATGGAAATGGAGAAGTGATAATAAGGTCGGGTAAAACAAAATTAAACAAAATATTTATTTCGGTTTCCAACTACGGTGAATATATTCCACCGGAATATTACAGTAAAATATTTGAAAGATTTTTCAGACTCGAATCATCACATAACAGGAAAACAGGAGGAACCGGTTTGGGTTTATCAGTAGTAAAATCGATTGTTGAAATGCATGGTGGTGAGATAGAAGTTGAATCATCCCCAAATGGATTAACTGCTTTCACGATAATTTTATAG
- the rpsB gene encoding 30S ribosomal protein S2: protein MATLELTHLIEAGAHFGHLTRRWNPKMKPFIFMEKNGIHIIDLKKSLGLLNQSYQQMVESVSQGNTVLFVGTKKQAKGVIESEAKRCGMNWVSERWLGGMLTNFSTIRKSVKRLQNIEKQETDGTFEKITKKERLFLTRERDKLKKILEGVETMGKLPGVVFVVDIKKEDIAVKEAKRLNIPVFAIVDTNCDPDDVNYMIPANDDAVKTIELIVKHMADAVIEGLAKFKERRAEEVADRERARKEHHEESDQTEEKKVSKKHLKRKDRKEENIPEEKKDAEETETSSEN from the coding sequence ATGGCAACTTTAGAGTTGACGCACCTGATTGAAGCTGGTGCACACTTCGGGCATTTAACACGCCGTTGGAATCCCAAAATGAAGCCATTCATCTTTATGGAGAAGAATGGTATTCACATCATTGATTTAAAGAAAAGTCTCGGATTACTTAATCAATCTTACCAGCAAATGGTTGAATCTGTTTCGCAGGGAAATACTGTTCTTTTTGTTGGTACAAAAAAACAAGCAAAAGGAGTAATAGAATCCGAAGCAAAGAGATGCGGAATGAATTGGGTTAGTGAACGATGGCTCGGTGGAATGCTGACAAATTTTTCAACTATCAGAAAAAGTGTAAAAAGATTACAGAACATTGAAAAGCAGGAAACTGATGGAACGTTCGAAAAGATTACAAAGAAAGAAAGATTATTTCTTACACGCGAACGTGATAAATTGAAAAAAATTCTCGAGGGAGTTGAAACGATGGGAAAACTTCCGGGAGTTGTTTTCGTTGTTGATATAAAGAAAGAGGACATAGCTGTTAAAGAAGCAAAAAGATTGAACATCCCTGTTTTTGCAATTGTTGATACAAACTGTGATCCTGATGATGTAAATTATATGATCCCGGCTAACGATGACGCAGTTAAAACTATTGAACTCATTGTTAAACATATGGCTGATGCTGTTATTGAAGGACTGGCGAAATTCAAAGAGAGAAGAGCCGAAGAAGTTGCTGATAGAGAAAGAGCAAGAAAAGAACATCACGAAGAATCGGACCAGACAGAAGAGAAGAAAGTATCTAAAAAACATTTGAAGAGAAAAGACAGGAAAGAAGAAAATATCCCAGAAGAGAAAAAAGATGCTGAAGAGACTGAAACTTCTTCAGAAAATTAA